The following proteins are encoded in a genomic region of Diadema setosum chromosome 10, eeDiaSeto1, whole genome shotgun sequence:
- the LOC140234289 gene encoding uncharacterized protein produces the protein MAGIFEDLLLSAIMIGDVATGKSSLVTRCAEGTFEETEQITTGVDFSVAKLTLDDREGPTRVRLQLWDTTGQERYHAITASYYRRAMGVVLVFDVTRLDSFKHLKEVWIPMVIENADPEAVWMLLGNKVDLADWREVSMEHGYALAEGLGCPYVEVSARENHLVFDAFHILAKQILKYTYPKLNPCASPRAKSIKLGKEDEHSECCR, from the exons ATGGCCGGAATCTTCGAAGATCTCCTTCTATCGGCCATAATGATAGGGGACGTTGCGACCGGCAAATCCTCACTGGTAACTCGCTGTGCTGAGGGAACATTTGAAGAAACAGAGCAGATAACAACAG GTGTAGATTTTAGCGTCGCCAAGTTGACCCTTGACGATAGAGAGGGGCCAACACGGGTGCGGTTGCAGCTTTGGGACACCACGGGTCAGGAGCGCTACCATGCCATCACCGCATCTTACTACCGACGGGCCATGGGCGTGGTCCTAGTCTTTGACGTCACCAGGTTAGACTCGTTCAAGCACCTGAAGGAAGTCTGGATCCCAATGGTCATCGAG AACGCTGATCCGGAGGCTGTTTGGATGTTGCTAGGCAACAAGGTGGATCTCGCTGATTGGCGGGAAGTAAGCATGGAGCATGGTTATGCG CTGGCCGAAGGCCTCGGGTGTCCTTACGTGGAGGTCAGCGCGAGGGAGAACCATTTGGTCTTCGACGCTTTCCACATCCTCGCCAAACAGATTCTGAAATATACg TATCCGAAGCTCAACCCGTGCGCCAGCCCTCGGGCGAAGAGCATCAAACTGGGCAAGGAAGACGAGCACTCCGAATGTTGCAGGTGA